The window ACCTCTGCCAGGTAACTATTAATTTTAGAAAAATGAATGAGGTGATCAGGCATAAAACTCACATCCCTTAATGAAGCCACATACATTCCTGAAAAAAGTAAACAAAAGTAGGCTAATAAGGGGAGAATTAACTTAAAATAGACTCTCCTGTTAGGATTATAGGCAAATGTTATCCCTATATAGCCAATTAAACAAGAAAGCAAACCGGCCAATATTGCATCACCAAGAAATTGCTTTGTTATTGGGTAGAGCAAAACCCCGGCAACAAAGAAAATGGTATAACGAACAAATGGAAATTCATTGAATTTCATGAATGGACGGTAAAATTACCCGAAACTTTAACGCTTTGTTTTCTTCTGAGCTATTTTTCAGAAGCACCTGGCCACTTAAGCTGACACCTTACATTTGGTCCTTAAGGTAAACTGTCCAGCAAACTAACAATTAGAGATAAGGCATATAATCCTGACAATAAAGCTCCACAACCCCATACATTTAATACCTTTTCCTTTGGCATCAATAGACCTAAAGACTTTCAAAGTAGAATTTAGTTAACTTTTAGGATAAAATCAACTGTGGGAATAACAGTAAGCTTTTATTCAACAATGGTTTAGAACGAAATTTTGAACAAGAAAAAGCCCATCAAATCAGCTGATTTGATGGGCTTTTATAAAGAGTGTATTGAAATATTCCCTTAAAATCTAAAACCAATGGTAAATCCTCCATTGAACTCTACAGGCTCAAAGCGGTCACTTACTTCATCGTTAAAACCTCTGGCCAAACTAATGTATGGCCCCAAGGCAAACTTATCATTGTGTACCCATTTATAGCCGGCACCGAATCCTACGATAAAACTATTCAAAGAAGTTTCAACTGTGCTATTGTCCTCTAATACCTCAGTAAAGGATCCTCCTCTGTATTTCAAGAATGGAAATACATATATCCCTGATGGGTTTGATTCTGTTACAAAATAATAATTGTAAGACAAAGTTACACTGGTCGCTTTGAAATCTTGCCCCTCCCCTCTATCAGAAACATATGCAAAACGATCCATAAATGTCATTCCAAAACCAAGGGATTGATTTTGATCTAGAAAATGCTCGTAACCAAGCTCAAGGGAACCATTAATTATCGTGTTGAAAATATTCAATTTCACTTCATTCTGAGGAAGTCCCGGACTTTCCAGAGTTTGTGCCTTTACTTGAATACTCCCAAAAAACACTACCAACAACAATGCGCCTATAAAATTTTTCATAAAAAAACTGTTAACTAAAATTAAAATACTCTGTTTATTATCCTTTTGGTCTATAATTCATGAGGTAGTGTGCGATATCACATTCCATAAAGCGCTCTCCTACTTTTTCAAAACCATGCTTTTCATACAATCCCAAGGCTGTAACTTGGCCGTGCAAATATATTGTTTTATCCTTACTTGAAGGAATTTTCAATACATCTTCCAACACTGCTTTCACCAACATTCCTCCCACACCAAGCCCTCTAAAGGCTTTTAACACGGCAAATCTTTCAAGTTTAATGCCAGATTTTGTAAACCTCCACCGGGCAGTACCAACACCCAAGTCACCATCCATAACAAGAAAATGGGTCGCCAAGTTTTCGAAGGAATCATATTCCTCTTCCGGAGCCACATTTTGTTCTTTAACAAAAACTTGTTCACGAATATAAAAAGCCTTTTCCAGCAAGCTTTCCTCTGTGATTTTTTTTACTACAAAGGTCATTTGGAAGGTTTCGTTTCCACTTCGTTTTTCTCGTAGGCTTCGATAATCGATTTTACAAGTTTATGCCTTACCACATCACTTCCTGAAAGGTTCACCACACCGATACCTTTTACTCCTTTTAAAATTCGCAGTGATTCCCTCAAACCTGATTTTTGCCGGGTAGGTAGATCTACCTGAGATTGGTCCCCAGTGATGATCACTTTGGAATTAGGCCCCATTCTAGTGAGAAACATTTTGATTTGTTCTGAGGTGGTGTTTTGAGCTTCATCCAGCAAAACGAAGGCATCGTGCAAGGTCCTCCCCCTCATATAGGCAAGGGGAGCAATTTCAATCACCCTATTTTCCTGATAGAATCTTAGCTTTTCGGTAGGCACCATATCACTTAAGGCATCATAAATCGG of the Cyclobacterium marinum DSM 745 genome contains:
- a CDS encoding GNAT family N-acetyltransferase codes for the protein MTFVVKKITEESLLEKAFYIREQVFVKEQNVAPEEEYDSFENLATHFLVMDGDLGVGTARWRFTKSGIKLERFAVLKAFRGLGVGGMLVKAVLEDVLKIPSSKDKTIYLHGQVTALGLYEKHGFEKVGERFMECDIAHYLMNYRPKG
- a CDS encoding DUF3575 domain-containing protein; translation: MKNFIGALLLVVFFGSIQVKAQTLESPGLPQNEVKLNIFNTIINGSLELGYEHFLDQNQSLGFGMTFMDRFAYVSDRGEGQDFKATSVTLSYNYYFVTESNPSGIYVFPFLKYRGGSFTEVLEDNSTVETSLNSFIVGFGAGYKWVHNDKFALGPYISLARGFNDEVSDRFEPVEFNGGFTIGFRF